One Rosa chinensis cultivar Old Blush chromosome 5, RchiOBHm-V2, whole genome shotgun sequence genomic region harbors:
- the LOC112167379 gene encoding enhancer of mRNA-decapping protein 4 isoform X2, with protein MALLGAPSSGLEMAPQPELSVPGSGGVSMVPTLPMGIPPSPARMPSNKLPKGRHLIGDSVVYDVDVRLPGEFQPQLEVTPITKYGSDPQLVLGRQIAVNKSYICYGLKQGNIRVLNIHTALRSLFRAHTQRVTDMAFFAEDVHLLASVSVEGRLFVWKISEGPDEEGTPQITGKIVIAIQIVGEGEAVHPRVCWHCHKQEVLVVGIGKRVLRIDTTKVAKGEVPSAEDPIKCPVEKLVDGVQFVGKHDGEVTDLSMCQWMTTRLVSASMDGTIWEDRKSQPLLVLRPYDGLPVYSSTFVTAPNRPDHIILITVGPLNREVKIWSSESEEGWLLPSDAESWKCTQTLELKSSAQPRVEDAFFNQVIALSQAGLLLLANAKKNAIYAVHLDFGGEPASTRMDYIAEFTVTMPILSFTGTSISPHGEQIVQVYCVQTQAIQQYALDLSKCLPPPLENSGLEKSDSSFSHDATEAVSTNSAPKPTIQATSSEGAALRYPVRTASVDPSNSKDITTSSMESKPVASAPEISDADTVFVASQPLPLSPRLSGKLSGLRSPTGSSDHGGDQQVNEYSVDRQMNTARSNLSDMPALDDDARNDEQKIAQDEVSSVLNPPIMFKHPTHLITPSEILMAASSSENTNPIDSNTEGDAKIQDVLVNSDVGNPEVEVKVVGETRSTQIDEFGSQRELQNVVSENKEKFFCSQASDLGIEMARDCCAISSESYITDEARQGDGASMSEPLAQPHSGEEDQDLSTKDVSGSATATTTSQTPNAKSRKQKWKNMQASGPSAPSPGVLNVVESSNEAGGSASPPSGEAAFPQIMAMQDMMNQLMTMQKELQKQMTMMVTVPITKEGKRLEAALGRSMEKAVKANNDALWARFQEENAKNEKLLRDRTQQVTSLINNFVNKDFPVMLEKTVKKEIAAVGPAVVRAITPAMEKTIPLAISDCFQRGVGDKAVNQLEKSVNSKLEATVSRQIQAQFQTSGKQALQDALKSSMEASVVPAFEKSCKAMFEQVDATFQKGMVEHATVAQQHFESAHSPLAHALREAISSASSVTQTLSGELADGQRKLVALAAARGNSSAVNPLVTQLTNGPLGGLHEKVEVPLDPTKELSRLVTERKYEEAFTGALQRSDVGIVSWLCAQVDLHGILLLQPVPLSQGVLLSLLQQLACDINNDTPRKVAWMTDVAAAINPSNQMIAMHVRPIFEQVYQILHHQHSLPTISSAEHASLRLLMHVINSMMMACK; from the exons ATGGCCCTGCTCGGTGCTCCTTCCTCCGGTCTAGAAATGGCGCCGCAGCCTGAGTTGTCGGTCCCCGGCTCTGGCGGGGTTTCGATGGTGCCCACTCTTCCTATGGGGATTCCACCCTCCCCGGCTCGAATGCCGAGCAATAAGCTGCCGAAGGGCAGGCATTTGATTGGGGATAGCGTGGTTTACGATGTGGATGTTAGGTTGCCCGGGGAGTTTCAGCCGCAGCTGGAAGTTACCCCCATTACTAAGTATGGTTCGGATCCTCAGCTGGTGTTGGGCCGCCAAATTGCGGTGAATAAGTCGTATATATGCTATGGATTGAAGCAGGGGAATATTCGGGTTTTGAATATACACACTGCATTGAGATCTTTGTTTCGAGCTCATACACAG AGGGTCACAGACATGGCTTTCTTTGCCGAGGATGTTCACCTTTTGGCTAG TGTGAGTGTAGAAGGACGGCTTTTTGTGTGGAAAATTTCTGAAGGTCCAGATGAAGAAGGTACGCCACAAATCACAGGAAAGATTGTTATTGCCATTCAAATAGTTGGTGAGGGGGAAGCTGTTCATCCACGAGTTTGTTGGCACTGTCATAAACAG gaggttttggttgttggaatTGGGAAGCGTGTTCTACGAATTGATACTACTAAAGTTGCAAAGGGTGAAGTCCCTTCTGCTGAGGATCCTATTAAGTGTCCTGTTGAAAAGCTTGTTGATGGGGTCCAATTTGTTGGTAAACATGATGGAGAGGTGACAGATTTATCAATGTGCCAATGGATGACCACCCGGCTGGTTTCTGCTTCTATGGATGGAACT ATCTGGGAAGATCGCAAGTCACAACCACTTTTAGTACTGAGACCCTATGATGGCCTTCCTGTTTATTCGTCTACATTTGTGACAGCTCCCAACAGACCTGATCACATCATACTTATAACAGTG GGCCCACTTAATCGGGAAGTGAAGATCTGGTCCTCAGAGAGTGAAGAAGGCTGGTTGCTTCCCAGTGATGCTGAGTCATGGAAATGTACCCAGACCTTAGAGTTAAAGAGCTCTGCTCAACCTCGAGTTGAGGATGCATTCTTTAATCAAGTCATAGCATTGTCACAAGCTGGCCTTCTTTTACTTGCAAATGCTAAGAAGAATGCTATATATGCCGTGCACTTAGACTTTGGTGGTGAGCCAGCATCCACACGCATGGATTACATAGCAGAATTTACTGTTACAATGCCTATTTTGAGCTTTACTGGGACAAGTATATCACCTCATGGTGAACAAATCGTTCAGGTGTATTGTGTCCAAACACAAGCCATTCAACAGTATGCTTTGGACTTATCCAAGTGCTTACCTCCCCCATTGGAGAATTCAGGTTTGGAAAAGTCAGATTCCAGTTTTTCACATGATGCAACTGAGGCAGTGTCAACTAATTCAGCACCAAAACCAACCATACAAGCTACTAGTTCTGAGGGTGCAGCCTTGAGGTATCCTGTGCGCACTGCTTCGGTTGATCCTTCCAATTCAAAAGATATTACCACTTCATCTATGGAATCAAAACCTGTTGCATCGGCACCGGAGATTAGTGATGCTGATACTGTTTTTGTAGCATCACAACCTCTTCCTTTGAGTCCTAGGTTGTCAGGGAAACTTTCTGGTTTAAGAAGCCCGACAGGTAGCAGTGATCATGGTGGTGACCAACAAGTTAATGAGTACTCAGTTGACAGGCAGATGAATACTGCTCGTTCAAACTTGTCTGATATGCCTGCACTCGATGATGATGCAAGGAATGATGAACAGAAAATTGCACAAGACGAAGTATCTAGTGTGCTCAATCCTCCTATTATGTTCAAAcatccaacccatttaataactCCCTCTGAGATTTTAATGGCTGCTTCATCCTCTGAGAATACAAATCCAATTGACAGCAACACTGAGGGGGATGCAAAAAtccaagatgttcttgttaacAGTGATGTGGGTAATCCTGAGGTGGAAGTTAAGGTTGTGGGTGAAACCAGATCTACTCAAATCGATGAATTTGGCTCTCAACGAGAACTCCAAAATGTTGTTTCAGAAAATAAGGAGAAGTTCTTTTGCTCCCAGGCATCAGATCTTGGAATTGAGATGGCCCGGGATTGCTGTGCAATATCATCAGAATCTTATATTACAGATGAAGCCCGGCAAGGTGATGGTGCCAGCATGTCAGAACCACTAGCCCAGCCTCATTCTGGAGAGGAAGACCAGGATCTCTCTACAAAAGATGTATCTGGGTCAGCTACTGCCACAACCACATCACAAACACCAAATGCGAAGTCGAGAAaacagaaatggaaaaatatgcAAGCATCAGGTCCATCTGCCCCATCACCAGGTGTGCTCAATGTAGTAGAGTCCTCCAATGAAGCAGGTGGGAGTGCAAGTCCCCCCTCCGGAGAAGCTGCATTTCCTCAAATTATGGCCATGCAGGATATGATGAATCAG CTAATGACTATGCAAAAAGAATTGCAAAAGCAGATGACAATGATGGTTACCGTCCCAATTACAAAGGAAGGCAAACGATTAGAGGCGGCTCTCGGTCGGAGTATGGAGAAGGCTGTAAAAGCCAATAATGATGCTTTGTGGGCTCGGTTTCAAGAAGAGAACGCAAAGAATGAGAAATTATTGCGAGACCGCACTCAACAAGTAACTAGTTTGATCAATAACTTTGTGAACAAGGACTTTCCAGTCATGTTAGAGAAAACGGTAAAAAAAGAAATAGCTGCTGTTGGACCAGCTGTTGTTCGTGCAATCACTCCAGCTATGGAGAAAACAATacctttggctatatctgattgCTTTCAG AGGGGAGTGGGAGATAAAGCAGTTAATCAATTGGAAAAATCAGTCAACTCAAAACTTGAAGCTACCGTATCCAGGCAAATCCAGGCGCAGTTTCAAACATCGGGTAAACAAGCTCTTCAG GATGCTCTCAAGTCTAGCATGGAAGCTTCAGTGGTACCTGCCTTTGAGAAGTCATGTAAAGCCATGTTTGAGCAAGTAGATGCCACATTCCAGAAAGGAATGGTTGAACATGCAACTGTGGCTCAGCAGCATTTTGAGTCTGCACATTCGCCGTTGGCTCATGCTTTAAGG GAAGCTATCAGCTCCGCATCATCAGTGACTCAAACTCTAAGTGGAGAACTGGCTGATGGTCAACGTAAGTTAGTAGCTCTTGCAGCTGCACGGGGAAACTCAAGTGCGGTAAATCCCCTAGTCACTCAACTAACCAATGGACCTTTGGGTGGTCTCCATGAGAAG GTTGAGGTGCCTTTGGATCCAACAAAGGAGCTGTCAAGGTTGGTAACTGAACGCAAGTATGAGGAGGCTTTCACTGGTGCTCTACAAAGAAGTGATGTTGGCATTGTATCATGGTTATGTGCTCAG GTTGATCTTCATGGGATACTGTTGCTGCAACCTGTTCCTCTGAGCCAAGGAGTACTTCTTTCGCTCCTGCAACAGCTGGCCTGTGATATCAACAATGATACACCCCGGAAAGTTGCATGGATGACAGACGTGGCAGCCGCCATAAACCCATCCAACCAGATGATTGCAATGCACGTGAGACCCATCTTTGAGCAAGTTTATCAGATACTGCACCATCAACATAGCTTGCCTACGATCTCCAGTGCCGAGCATGCTAGTCTTCGTCTTCTCATGCATGTCATTAACTCCATGATGATGGCCTGTAAATGA
- the LOC112167379 gene encoding enhancer of mRNA-decapping protein 4 isoform X1: protein MALLGAPSSGLEMAPQPELSVPGSGGVSMVPTLPMGIPPSPARMPSNKLPKGRHLIGDSVVYDVDVRLPGEFQPQLEVTPITKYGSDPQLVLGRQIAVNKSYICYGLKQGNIRVLNIHTALRSLFRAHTQRVTDMAFFAEDVHLLASVSVEGRLFVWKISEGPDEEGTPQITGKIVIAIQIVGEGEAVHPRVCWHCHKQEVLVVGIGKRVLRIDTTKVAKGEVPSAEDPIKCPVEKLVDGVQFVGKHDGEVTDLSMCQWMTTRLVSASMDGTIKIWEDRKSQPLLVLRPYDGLPVYSSTFVTAPNRPDHIILITVGPLNREVKIWSSESEEGWLLPSDAESWKCTQTLELKSSAQPRVEDAFFNQVIALSQAGLLLLANAKKNAIYAVHLDFGGEPASTRMDYIAEFTVTMPILSFTGTSISPHGEQIVQVYCVQTQAIQQYALDLSKCLPPPLENSGLEKSDSSFSHDATEAVSTNSAPKPTIQATSSEGAALRYPVRTASVDPSNSKDITTSSMESKPVASAPEISDADTVFVASQPLPLSPRLSGKLSGLRSPTGSSDHGGDQQVNEYSVDRQMNTARSNLSDMPALDDDARNDEQKIAQDEVSSVLNPPIMFKHPTHLITPSEILMAASSSENTNPIDSNTEGDAKIQDVLVNSDVGNPEVEVKVVGETRSTQIDEFGSQRELQNVVSENKEKFFCSQASDLGIEMARDCCAISSESYITDEARQGDGASMSEPLAQPHSGEEDQDLSTKDVSGSATATTTSQTPNAKSRKQKWKNMQASGPSAPSPGVLNVVESSNEAGGSASPPSGEAAFPQIMAMQDMMNQLMTMQKELQKQMTMMVTVPITKEGKRLEAALGRSMEKAVKANNDALWARFQEENAKNEKLLRDRTQQVTSLINNFVNKDFPVMLEKTVKKEIAAVGPAVVRAITPAMEKTIPLAISDCFQRGVGDKAVNQLEKSVNSKLEATVSRQIQAQFQTSGKQALQDALKSSMEASVVPAFEKSCKAMFEQVDATFQKGMVEHATVAQQHFESAHSPLAHALREAISSASSVTQTLSGELADGQRKLVALAAARGNSSAVNPLVTQLTNGPLGGLHEKVEVPLDPTKELSRLVTERKYEEAFTGALQRSDVGIVSWLCAQVDLHGILLLQPVPLSQGVLLSLLQQLACDINNDTPRKVAWMTDVAAAINPSNQMIAMHVRPIFEQVYQILHHQHSLPTISSAEHASLRLLMHVINSMMMACK from the exons ATGGCCCTGCTCGGTGCTCCTTCCTCCGGTCTAGAAATGGCGCCGCAGCCTGAGTTGTCGGTCCCCGGCTCTGGCGGGGTTTCGATGGTGCCCACTCTTCCTATGGGGATTCCACCCTCCCCGGCTCGAATGCCGAGCAATAAGCTGCCGAAGGGCAGGCATTTGATTGGGGATAGCGTGGTTTACGATGTGGATGTTAGGTTGCCCGGGGAGTTTCAGCCGCAGCTGGAAGTTACCCCCATTACTAAGTATGGTTCGGATCCTCAGCTGGTGTTGGGCCGCCAAATTGCGGTGAATAAGTCGTATATATGCTATGGATTGAAGCAGGGGAATATTCGGGTTTTGAATATACACACTGCATTGAGATCTTTGTTTCGAGCTCATACACAG AGGGTCACAGACATGGCTTTCTTTGCCGAGGATGTTCACCTTTTGGCTAG TGTGAGTGTAGAAGGACGGCTTTTTGTGTGGAAAATTTCTGAAGGTCCAGATGAAGAAGGTACGCCACAAATCACAGGAAAGATTGTTATTGCCATTCAAATAGTTGGTGAGGGGGAAGCTGTTCATCCACGAGTTTGTTGGCACTGTCATAAACAG gaggttttggttgttggaatTGGGAAGCGTGTTCTACGAATTGATACTACTAAAGTTGCAAAGGGTGAAGTCCCTTCTGCTGAGGATCCTATTAAGTGTCCTGTTGAAAAGCTTGTTGATGGGGTCCAATTTGTTGGTAAACATGATGGAGAGGTGACAGATTTATCAATGTGCCAATGGATGACCACCCGGCTGGTTTCTGCTTCTATGGATGGAACT ATAAAGATCTGGGAAGATCGCAAGTCACAACCACTTTTAGTACTGAGACCCTATGATGGCCTTCCTGTTTATTCGTCTACATTTGTGACAGCTCCCAACAGACCTGATCACATCATACTTATAACAGTG GGCCCACTTAATCGGGAAGTGAAGATCTGGTCCTCAGAGAGTGAAGAAGGCTGGTTGCTTCCCAGTGATGCTGAGTCATGGAAATGTACCCAGACCTTAGAGTTAAAGAGCTCTGCTCAACCTCGAGTTGAGGATGCATTCTTTAATCAAGTCATAGCATTGTCACAAGCTGGCCTTCTTTTACTTGCAAATGCTAAGAAGAATGCTATATATGCCGTGCACTTAGACTTTGGTGGTGAGCCAGCATCCACACGCATGGATTACATAGCAGAATTTACTGTTACAATGCCTATTTTGAGCTTTACTGGGACAAGTATATCACCTCATGGTGAACAAATCGTTCAGGTGTATTGTGTCCAAACACAAGCCATTCAACAGTATGCTTTGGACTTATCCAAGTGCTTACCTCCCCCATTGGAGAATTCAGGTTTGGAAAAGTCAGATTCCAGTTTTTCACATGATGCAACTGAGGCAGTGTCAACTAATTCAGCACCAAAACCAACCATACAAGCTACTAGTTCTGAGGGTGCAGCCTTGAGGTATCCTGTGCGCACTGCTTCGGTTGATCCTTCCAATTCAAAAGATATTACCACTTCATCTATGGAATCAAAACCTGTTGCATCGGCACCGGAGATTAGTGATGCTGATACTGTTTTTGTAGCATCACAACCTCTTCCTTTGAGTCCTAGGTTGTCAGGGAAACTTTCTGGTTTAAGAAGCCCGACAGGTAGCAGTGATCATGGTGGTGACCAACAAGTTAATGAGTACTCAGTTGACAGGCAGATGAATACTGCTCGTTCAAACTTGTCTGATATGCCTGCACTCGATGATGATGCAAGGAATGATGAACAGAAAATTGCACAAGACGAAGTATCTAGTGTGCTCAATCCTCCTATTATGTTCAAAcatccaacccatttaataactCCCTCTGAGATTTTAATGGCTGCTTCATCCTCTGAGAATACAAATCCAATTGACAGCAACACTGAGGGGGATGCAAAAAtccaagatgttcttgttaacAGTGATGTGGGTAATCCTGAGGTGGAAGTTAAGGTTGTGGGTGAAACCAGATCTACTCAAATCGATGAATTTGGCTCTCAACGAGAACTCCAAAATGTTGTTTCAGAAAATAAGGAGAAGTTCTTTTGCTCCCAGGCATCAGATCTTGGAATTGAGATGGCCCGGGATTGCTGTGCAATATCATCAGAATCTTATATTACAGATGAAGCCCGGCAAGGTGATGGTGCCAGCATGTCAGAACCACTAGCCCAGCCTCATTCTGGAGAGGAAGACCAGGATCTCTCTACAAAAGATGTATCTGGGTCAGCTACTGCCACAACCACATCACAAACACCAAATGCGAAGTCGAGAAaacagaaatggaaaaatatgcAAGCATCAGGTCCATCTGCCCCATCACCAGGTGTGCTCAATGTAGTAGAGTCCTCCAATGAAGCAGGTGGGAGTGCAAGTCCCCCCTCCGGAGAAGCTGCATTTCCTCAAATTATGGCCATGCAGGATATGATGAATCAG CTAATGACTATGCAAAAAGAATTGCAAAAGCAGATGACAATGATGGTTACCGTCCCAATTACAAAGGAAGGCAAACGATTAGAGGCGGCTCTCGGTCGGAGTATGGAGAAGGCTGTAAAAGCCAATAATGATGCTTTGTGGGCTCGGTTTCAAGAAGAGAACGCAAAGAATGAGAAATTATTGCGAGACCGCACTCAACAAGTAACTAGTTTGATCAATAACTTTGTGAACAAGGACTTTCCAGTCATGTTAGAGAAAACGGTAAAAAAAGAAATAGCTGCTGTTGGACCAGCTGTTGTTCGTGCAATCACTCCAGCTATGGAGAAAACAATacctttggctatatctgattgCTTTCAG AGGGGAGTGGGAGATAAAGCAGTTAATCAATTGGAAAAATCAGTCAACTCAAAACTTGAAGCTACCGTATCCAGGCAAATCCAGGCGCAGTTTCAAACATCGGGTAAACAAGCTCTTCAG GATGCTCTCAAGTCTAGCATGGAAGCTTCAGTGGTACCTGCCTTTGAGAAGTCATGTAAAGCCATGTTTGAGCAAGTAGATGCCACATTCCAGAAAGGAATGGTTGAACATGCAACTGTGGCTCAGCAGCATTTTGAGTCTGCACATTCGCCGTTGGCTCATGCTTTAAGG GAAGCTATCAGCTCCGCATCATCAGTGACTCAAACTCTAAGTGGAGAACTGGCTGATGGTCAACGTAAGTTAGTAGCTCTTGCAGCTGCACGGGGAAACTCAAGTGCGGTAAATCCCCTAGTCACTCAACTAACCAATGGACCTTTGGGTGGTCTCCATGAGAAG GTTGAGGTGCCTTTGGATCCAACAAAGGAGCTGTCAAGGTTGGTAACTGAACGCAAGTATGAGGAGGCTTTCACTGGTGCTCTACAAAGAAGTGATGTTGGCATTGTATCATGGTTATGTGCTCAG GTTGATCTTCATGGGATACTGTTGCTGCAACCTGTTCCTCTGAGCCAAGGAGTACTTCTTTCGCTCCTGCAACAGCTGGCCTGTGATATCAACAATGATACACCCCGGAAAGTTGCATGGATGACAGACGTGGCAGCCGCCATAAACCCATCCAACCAGATGATTGCAATGCACGTGAGACCCATCTTTGAGCAAGTTTATCAGATACTGCACCATCAACATAGCTTGCCTACGATCTCCAGTGCCGAGCATGCTAGTCTTCGTCTTCTCATGCATGTCATTAACTCCATGATGATGGCCTGTAAATGA
- the LOC112167379 gene encoding enhancer of mRNA-decapping protein 4 isoform X3, whose protein sequence is MAFFAEDVHLLASVSVEGRLFVWKISEGPDEEGTPQITGKIVIAIQIVGEGEAVHPRVCWHCHKQEVLVVGIGKRVLRIDTTKVAKGEVPSAEDPIKCPVEKLVDGVQFVGKHDGEVTDLSMCQWMTTRLVSASMDGTIKIWEDRKSQPLLVLRPYDGLPVYSSTFVTAPNRPDHIILITVGPLNREVKIWSSESEEGWLLPSDAESWKCTQTLELKSSAQPRVEDAFFNQVIALSQAGLLLLANAKKNAIYAVHLDFGGEPASTRMDYIAEFTVTMPILSFTGTSISPHGEQIVQVYCVQTQAIQQYALDLSKCLPPPLENSGLEKSDSSFSHDATEAVSTNSAPKPTIQATSSEGAALRYPVRTASVDPSNSKDITTSSMESKPVASAPEISDADTVFVASQPLPLSPRLSGKLSGLRSPTGSSDHGGDQQVNEYSVDRQMNTARSNLSDMPALDDDARNDEQKIAQDEVSSVLNPPIMFKHPTHLITPSEILMAASSSENTNPIDSNTEGDAKIQDVLVNSDVGNPEVEVKVVGETRSTQIDEFGSQRELQNVVSENKEKFFCSQASDLGIEMARDCCAISSESYITDEARQGDGASMSEPLAQPHSGEEDQDLSTKDVSGSATATTTSQTPNAKSRKQKWKNMQASGPSAPSPGVLNVVESSNEAGGSASPPSGEAAFPQIMAMQDMMNQLMTMQKELQKQMTMMVTVPITKEGKRLEAALGRSMEKAVKANNDALWARFQEENAKNEKLLRDRTQQVTSLINNFVNKDFPVMLEKTVKKEIAAVGPAVVRAITPAMEKTIPLAISDCFQRGVGDKAVNQLEKSVNSKLEATVSRQIQAQFQTSGKQALQDALKSSMEASVVPAFEKSCKAMFEQVDATFQKGMVEHATVAQQHFESAHSPLAHALREAISSASSVTQTLSGELADGQRKLVALAAARGNSSAVNPLVTQLTNGPLGGLHEKVEVPLDPTKELSRLVTERKYEEAFTGALQRSDVGIVSWLCAQVDLHGILLLQPVPLSQGVLLSLLQQLACDINNDTPRKVAWMTDVAAAINPSNQMIAMHVRPIFEQVYQILHHQHSLPTISSAEHASLRLLMHVINSMMMACK, encoded by the exons ATGGCTTTCTTTGCCGAGGATGTTCACCTTTTGGCTAG TGTGAGTGTAGAAGGACGGCTTTTTGTGTGGAAAATTTCTGAAGGTCCAGATGAAGAAGGTACGCCACAAATCACAGGAAAGATTGTTATTGCCATTCAAATAGTTGGTGAGGGGGAAGCTGTTCATCCACGAGTTTGTTGGCACTGTCATAAACAG gaggttttggttgttggaatTGGGAAGCGTGTTCTACGAATTGATACTACTAAAGTTGCAAAGGGTGAAGTCCCTTCTGCTGAGGATCCTATTAAGTGTCCTGTTGAAAAGCTTGTTGATGGGGTCCAATTTGTTGGTAAACATGATGGAGAGGTGACAGATTTATCAATGTGCCAATGGATGACCACCCGGCTGGTTTCTGCTTCTATGGATGGAACT ATAAAGATCTGGGAAGATCGCAAGTCACAACCACTTTTAGTACTGAGACCCTATGATGGCCTTCCTGTTTATTCGTCTACATTTGTGACAGCTCCCAACAGACCTGATCACATCATACTTATAACAGTG GGCCCACTTAATCGGGAAGTGAAGATCTGGTCCTCAGAGAGTGAAGAAGGCTGGTTGCTTCCCAGTGATGCTGAGTCATGGAAATGTACCCAGACCTTAGAGTTAAAGAGCTCTGCTCAACCTCGAGTTGAGGATGCATTCTTTAATCAAGTCATAGCATTGTCACAAGCTGGCCTTCTTTTACTTGCAAATGCTAAGAAGAATGCTATATATGCCGTGCACTTAGACTTTGGTGGTGAGCCAGCATCCACACGCATGGATTACATAGCAGAATTTACTGTTACAATGCCTATTTTGAGCTTTACTGGGACAAGTATATCACCTCATGGTGAACAAATCGTTCAGGTGTATTGTGTCCAAACACAAGCCATTCAACAGTATGCTTTGGACTTATCCAAGTGCTTACCTCCCCCATTGGAGAATTCAGGTTTGGAAAAGTCAGATTCCAGTTTTTCACATGATGCAACTGAGGCAGTGTCAACTAATTCAGCACCAAAACCAACCATACAAGCTACTAGTTCTGAGGGTGCAGCCTTGAGGTATCCTGTGCGCACTGCTTCGGTTGATCCTTCCAATTCAAAAGATATTACCACTTCATCTATGGAATCAAAACCTGTTGCATCGGCACCGGAGATTAGTGATGCTGATACTGTTTTTGTAGCATCACAACCTCTTCCTTTGAGTCCTAGGTTGTCAGGGAAACTTTCTGGTTTAAGAAGCCCGACAGGTAGCAGTGATCATGGTGGTGACCAACAAGTTAATGAGTACTCAGTTGACAGGCAGATGAATACTGCTCGTTCAAACTTGTCTGATATGCCTGCACTCGATGATGATGCAAGGAATGATGAACAGAAAATTGCACAAGACGAAGTATCTAGTGTGCTCAATCCTCCTATTATGTTCAAAcatccaacccatttaataactCCCTCTGAGATTTTAATGGCTGCTTCATCCTCTGAGAATACAAATCCAATTGACAGCAACACTGAGGGGGATGCAAAAAtccaagatgttcttgttaacAGTGATGTGGGTAATCCTGAGGTGGAAGTTAAGGTTGTGGGTGAAACCAGATCTACTCAAATCGATGAATTTGGCTCTCAACGAGAACTCCAAAATGTTGTTTCAGAAAATAAGGAGAAGTTCTTTTGCTCCCAGGCATCAGATCTTGGAATTGAGATGGCCCGGGATTGCTGTGCAATATCATCAGAATCTTATATTACAGATGAAGCCCGGCAAGGTGATGGTGCCAGCATGTCAGAACCACTAGCCCAGCCTCATTCTGGAGAGGAAGACCAGGATCTCTCTACAAAAGATGTATCTGGGTCAGCTACTGCCACAACCACATCACAAACACCAAATGCGAAGTCGAGAAaacagaaatggaaaaatatgcAAGCATCAGGTCCATCTGCCCCATCACCAGGTGTGCTCAATGTAGTAGAGTCCTCCAATGAAGCAGGTGGGAGTGCAAGTCCCCCCTCCGGAGAAGCTGCATTTCCTCAAATTATGGCCATGCAGGATATGATGAATCAG CTAATGACTATGCAAAAAGAATTGCAAAAGCAGATGACAATGATGGTTACCGTCCCAATTACAAAGGAAGGCAAACGATTAGAGGCGGCTCTCGGTCGGAGTATGGAGAAGGCTGTAAAAGCCAATAATGATGCTTTGTGGGCTCGGTTTCAAGAAGAGAACGCAAAGAATGAGAAATTATTGCGAGACCGCACTCAACAAGTAACTAGTTTGATCAATAACTTTGTGAACAAGGACTTTCCAGTCATGTTAGAGAAAACGGTAAAAAAAGAAATAGCTGCTGTTGGACCAGCTGTTGTTCGTGCAATCACTCCAGCTATGGAGAAAACAATacctttggctatatctgattgCTTTCAG AGGGGAGTGGGAGATAAAGCAGTTAATCAATTGGAAAAATCAGTCAACTCAAAACTTGAAGCTACCGTATCCAGGCAAATCCAGGCGCAGTTTCAAACATCGGGTAAACAAGCTCTTCAG GATGCTCTCAAGTCTAGCATGGAAGCTTCAGTGGTACCTGCCTTTGAGAAGTCATGTAAAGCCATGTTTGAGCAAGTAGATGCCACATTCCAGAAAGGAATGGTTGAACATGCAACTGTGGCTCAGCAGCATTTTGAGTCTGCACATTCGCCGTTGGCTCATGCTTTAAGG GAAGCTATCAGCTCCGCATCATCAGTGACTCAAACTCTAAGTGGAGAACTGGCTGATGGTCAACGTAAGTTAGTAGCTCTTGCAGCTGCACGGGGAAACTCAAGTGCGGTAAATCCCCTAGTCACTCAACTAACCAATGGACCTTTGGGTGGTCTCCATGAGAAG GTTGAGGTGCCTTTGGATCCAACAAAGGAGCTGTCAAGGTTGGTAACTGAACGCAAGTATGAGGAGGCTTTCACTGGTGCTCTACAAAGAAGTGATGTTGGCATTGTATCATGGTTATGTGCTCAG GTTGATCTTCATGGGATACTGTTGCTGCAACCTGTTCCTCTGAGCCAAGGAGTACTTCTTTCGCTCCTGCAACAGCTGGCCTGTGATATCAACAATGATACACCCCGGAAAGTTGCATGGATGACAGACGTGGCAGCCGCCATAAACCCATCCAACCAGATGATTGCAATGCACGTGAGACCCATCTTTGAGCAAGTTTATCAGATACTGCACCATCAACATAGCTTGCCTACGATCTCCAGTGCCGAGCATGCTAGTCTTCGTCTTCTCATGCATGTCATTAACTCCATGATGATGGCCTGTAAATGA
- the LOC112167380 gene encoding uncharacterized protein LOC112167380: MCFPGRVCMCCTCLILVAILIGMLFGFGVFKNGFHKLKDTVDYCDPNVHGSLCGSRPFLGYAAPPPYH; this comes from the coding sequence ATGTGCTTCCCGGGGAGAGTGTGCATGTGCTGCACGTGCCTGATTCTGGTGGCGATACTGATCGGGATGTTGTTCGGGTTCGGAGTCTTCAAGAACGGGTTTCACAAGCTGAAAGACACTGTGGATTATTGTGATCCCAATGTTCATGGCTCTCTCTGTGGCAGCAGACCCTTCTTGGGTTACGCTGCACCGCCTCCTTACCACTAG